The Desulfobacterales bacterium nucleotide sequence GCATGGAAACCGTGGATACGGTCTTTGCAAACAACTTTGACTTTTACATGAGCTTCGGTATCGGGCTGGGTCTTTCAATCGCCTTTATCGGTATCTGGCATGTCTTGCGCTCGTTCGGGGAAAAAGGGTCCGGCAGCCGCGGCAGCTTAAAGGACCTGTTTCATCCCCCTGCCGGCAGGGGGGATTTCAACTTCTGGATATCCATCGGCATTTATGTGTTTTCAACCCTGTCCTATGTCGGCTTGTGTATCTGGCTGGTGCCCAACTTTCCCTGGATATTTTTCCTGGGCTACGGCTTTATCTACACACCGCTGGTGTCTTACATAACCGCCCGGATGGAGGGGATTGCCGGCCAGTTTGTCAGCCTGCCCCTGGTTCGCGAAGCCAGCTTTATCGCCGGCGCCAGATTTTTCGGCTACCAGGGCATTGAAATCTGGTATGCCCCCATCCCCATCCACAATTACGGAGAGGCCACGGTTAATTTCAGGCAGATCGAACTGACCGGTACCAGCATTCGCGGCATTATCAAAGCGGAAATCGTGGTGTTTCCGGTGGTGATCATCGCCAGTCTGCTTTTTTCTCAGTTCATCTGGCGTCTGGCCCCCATCCCGTCCGCCAATTACCCCTATGCCCAGGAGCTTTGGCATCTTCAGGCCCTGAATACCCTCCTGATGCAAACGTCGACGCTGGAAGGAAATTCTTTGTTTTATCAGGCATTAAATGCAACCTATGTTCTGGCCGGCATGGGCCTGGGCATTGTTTCTTATTTTGTGCTGTCACTGCTGGGGCTGCCGATTCTGCTGATTTACGGCGTTGTCCGCGGTTTGGGTCAAAGCACCCCCCATGGCATGATCCTGGAAGTGCTGGGGGCCCTGTTGGGACGCTTTTTCTTTTTAAAGCGCTATGGCGCCATGTGGCGTCAATACGCGCCGGTCCTTTTGGCGGGATTTTCCTGCGGCATGGGGTTAACCGGCATGCTCGCAATGGGATTTACCCTGATTCTGAAATCGCTGGGGCGTCTGGCCTATTAAGTAGGTTAAAAAAATCCTTGGCTTCCACCCTCTTTTAAGATAATAAATACACACTATCTCCAATTAATTGATGCTCTTTTGAGGGTTCAAGGGTTCTGGGATTCCAGGATTCAAGTGAAATTTAAACTTGAAACCTTGACCCGTTGAATCCTGGAACCCCTTTATCCCGGCTGAGAGCTGGAAGAATCAAAAAGGTGGTTTATGAAAAAAACACTCATTCTGAGCTTGGCGCTGCCGCTTTTGCTTTTTCCCACCCTGTGCCCGGCCCAGGCGCCCTCACAAATCGGCGGTTTCGTTTTGGGCGCAAATATTTCCGAGTATAAAGACCGGGTAAAAATGGAAACGGCCATGCCCATCCGATATGCGGAGTATCTCACCGAGGTTGAGATGACCGCAGTAGATGAATTTAAAAGCGGCCTGATCAGCTACGGCAATTGTGCAGTCCCCGGCGGCATCCTCCGTATTAAGCTTAAATATGCCGACTCAACCAAAAAGTTTTACGAAGCCCTTTTAAAACACTATAAAGCCCGCTTTGGCGAACCGCTGGAATGGCGGGGAGACCCCTTCCACATCATGATTGCCTGGAAATGGTCCTTTACCGACAGCCAAAACAATCAGATCAGTATGATCCTCCAGCACAACACCAAGGATGAAGAAGAAAAGTTGGGAAACGCCGTTAAGATCACCCTGGCCAACCTCCTTGAACAAGAGCGCATCTGTTTTGAAAAAAAATATCCTGACCTTCGCACAGCAAAACCGCCCCAACATTCCGAGAAAAAATCCGGCTCGGTTCGCTGGGACCGCCTGCTTCCTAAATAGCAACTACTCGTGCCCCGTTCTATATCTTTTGTCATCCAAACAGGCAAATATAAATGATATCAAAATGATTATGTTT carries:
- a CDS encoding peptide transporter, with protein sequence MYEDKELQEYRDLLKTPDHFEEGFDWKAIVGAVFIGFLMMPGSMYLQLVIGTGIGPAARWVTIILFAEIAKRSYTELKQQEIFILYFMAGAALASPFQGLLWNQYLVQSDAARMLGLTEYIPTWVAPQPGSLALVERSFFHRDWLIPILLLAGTQFIQRVDHFGLGYALYRITSDVEKLPFPMAPVGALGTMALAESAEDKQKSWKWRVFSIGGVIGLAFGGIYVLMPSVTGLLFTEPVRLIPIPWVELTRYTEGILPAVATGIQLDMGLMFIGMVLPFWAVMGGLIGLVITVVANPILYQHGVLKRWHLGMETVDTVFANNFDFYMSFGIGLGLSIAFIGIWHVLRSFGEKGSGSRGSLKDLFHPPAGRGDFNFWISIGIYVFSTLSYVGLCIWLVPNFPWIFFLGYGFIYTPLVSYITARMEGIAGQFVSLPLVREASFIAGARFFGYQGIEIWYAPIPIHNYGEATVNFRQIELTGTSIRGIIKAEIVVFPVVIIASLLFSQFIWRLAPIPSANYPYAQELWHLQALNTLLMQTSTLEGNSLFYQALNATYVLAGMGLGIVSYFVLSLLGLPILLIYGVVRGLGQSTPHGMILEVLGALLGRFFFLKRYGAMWRQYAPVLLAGFSCGMGLTGMLAMGFTLILKSLGRLAY